A single genomic interval of Amycolatopsis albispora harbors:
- a CDS encoding DUF3558 domain-containing protein: protein MRRGIALAALLVVIAGCGMEPGKPILAPGSMTPTSSAAEPQLPTAGAPKVESPLDTGRFELAPCDSLTEEQLAGLFGATPTGEVKNAAGPTCTWRRDGVNPHVTVTFLKTTELGISNFYLGKDKGGLFRVLSPAGGYPAVAWGVTAAGVDGDWEHGRCHVAVGVTDRQVVDIVVGQSDDKIGKKDPCEDAHGIAEMVIGNIKGAQ from the coding sequence ATGCGCCGCGGCATCGCGCTGGCCGCGCTGCTTGTGGTCATCGCCGGGTGCGGCATGGAACCAGGCAAGCCGATCCTGGCGCCCGGTTCGATGACGCCGACATCTTCGGCGGCTGAGCCCCAGTTGCCCACCGCTGGTGCGCCCAAGGTGGAGAGCCCGCTGGACACCGGCCGGTTCGAGCTGGCCCCGTGCGACAGCCTCACCGAGGAGCAGTTGGCCGGACTGTTCGGGGCTACACCGACTGGTGAGGTCAAGAATGCCGCCGGTCCCACGTGCACTTGGCGCCGTGATGGGGTCAACCCGCACGTCACGGTTACCTTCCTCAAAACGACCGAGTTGGGGATCAGCAACTTCTACCTTGGCAAGGACAAGGGTGGGCTGTTCCGGGTGCTGTCTCCGGCCGGTGGTTATCCCGCGGTGGCCTGGGGTGTGACGGCCGCGGGGGTGGATGGCGACTGGGAGCACGGCCGCTGCCATGTGGCGGTGGGGGTTACCGATCGTCAGGTGGTGGACATCGTGGTTGGTCAGTCCGACGACAAGATCGGGAAGAAGGATCCGTGCGAGGACGCGCACGGGATCGCCGAGATGGTCATCGGCAACATCAAGGGAGCCCAGTGA